In the Helianthus annuus cultivar XRQ/B chromosome 11, HanXRQr2.0-SUNRISE, whole genome shotgun sequence genome, one interval contains:
- the LOC110942866 gene encoding uncharacterized protein LOC110942866, whose protein sequence is MHITKTRSRSQVVSRRAWQILRLALLWARKGGVFVVKKKLLHDLSHFVKSHGHSKKGNGALQYGDRQLSFDATPIIHVGMHRPNSMRFRLPHIPCINPHVDCSDMFEFDDDSVRYSCCEARKSFLIGNGEEYNEEDDDDEYDQMCEEQEMGIDVKAEEFIANFYEQLKLQRQLNTKRIH, encoded by the coding sequence ATGCATATTACTAAAACAAGATCAAGATCCCAAGTAGTGAGCCGTAGGGCTTGGCAGATACTACGGTTAGCATTGTTATGGGCTAGAAAAGGTGGAGTCTTTGTGGTGAAGAAAAAGCTCTTGCATGATTTATCTCATTTTGTCAAGAGCCATGGTCATTCTAAAAAAGGCAATGGTGCACTCCAATATGGTGACAGGCAGCTGTCATTTGATGCCACTCCTATCATCCATGTTGGGATGCACCGCCCCAACTCGATGCGCTTCCGCTTGCCTCACATCCCCTGCATTAACCCGCACGTTGATTGTTCGGATATGTTTGAGTTTGATGATGATAGTGTCCGGTACTCATGTTGTGAAGCAAGAAAGAGTTTCTTGATTGGTAATGGTGAAGAGTataatgaagaagatgatgatgatgaatatgaCCAAATGTGTGAGGAACAAGAAATGGGAATTGATGTAAAGGCTGAGGAGTTTATAGCCAACTTCTATGAGCAGCTTAAGCTTCAAAGGCAACTCAACACAAAAAGAATCCACTAA
- the LOC110942865 gene encoding uncharacterized protein LOC110942865, translating to MQITKTRSRSQVVSRRAWQILRLALLWARKGGVFVVKKRLMHDLSHFVKSHGQSKKGNGALQYGDRQLSFDATPIIHVRMHRPNSMRFRLPHIPCINPHVDCSDMFEFDDDSVRYSCCEARKSFLIGNGEEYNEEEDDDDDEYDQMCEEQEMGIDVKAEEFIANFYEQLKLQRQLNTRRIH from the coding sequence ATGCAGATTACTAAAACAAGATCAAGATCCCAAGTAGTGAGCCGCAGGGCTTGGCAGATACTCCGGTTAGCATTGTTATGGGCTAGAAAAGGTGGAGTCTTTGTGGTGAAGAAAAGGCTCATGCATGATTTATCTCATTTTGTCAAGAGCCATGGTCAATCTAAAAAGGGCAATGGTGCACTCCAGTATGGTGACAGGCAGCTATCATTTGATGCAACTCCTATCATCCATGTTAGGATGCACCGCCCCAACTCGATGCGCTTCCGCTTGCCTCACATCCCCTGCATTAACCCGCACGTTGATTGTTCGGATATGTTTGAGTTTGATGATGATAGTGTCCGGTACTCATGTTGTGAAGCCAGAAAGAGTTTCTTGATTGGTAATGGTGAAGAGtataatgaagaagaagatgatgatgatgatgaatatgaCCAAATGTGTGAGGAACAAGAAATGGGAATTGATGTCAAGGCTGAGGAGTTTATAGCCAACTTCTATGAGCAGCTTAAGCTTCAAAGGCAACTCAACACAAGAAGAATCCACTAA